In Dyella terrae, one DNA window encodes the following:
- a CDS encoding helix-turn-helix transcriptional regulator: MTNKVRSRKTRVAASQELRELGEGFGAPQLPPVAQDELLTTKDAVALTKMSKAWFEKQRWIGQGPPYRKRGRAVRYLRSELLAWFTELRPGDFPGEGH, encoded by the coding sequence ATGACAAATAAGGTGCGATCCAGAAAGACGCGGGTGGCGGCATCGCAGGAACTGCGCGAGTTAGGGGAGGGCTTCGGTGCTCCGCAATTGCCTCCGGTTGCGCAAGACGAGCTGCTTACCACCAAGGATGCCGTAGCTCTAACCAAGATGAGCAAGGCTTGGTTCGAGAAGCAGCGCTGGATCGGGCAAGGGCCTCCCTACAGAAAGCGGGGCCGGGCAGTGCGCTACTTGAGGAGTGAACTTCTAGCTTGGTTCACCGAATTGAGGCCTGGTGATTTCCCCGGCGAGGGACATTAG
- a CDS encoding helix-turn-helix domain-containing protein has product MTIAPIPDIGPLFGEVLTRYRTRAEITQEELALRADLDRTFVSRLERGIRQPTITTLFAVAQALDVHAADLVRDTEDLLRRKTPGKKNSA; this is encoded by the coding sequence GTGACTATAGCGCCAATACCAGACATCGGCCCCCTCTTCGGCGAGGTTCTTACCCGCTATCGGACCCGTGCTGAAATCACTCAAGAGGAGCTTGCGCTACGAGCCGATTTGGACAGAACTTTTGTCTCCAGGCTAGAGCGCGGCATTAGGCAGCCCACGATCACCACTTTATTTGCGGTAGCTCAAGCGCTTGATGTGCACGCAGCAGACCTTGTTCGCGATACCGAAGACTTGTTACGCCGCAAAACGCCTGGGAAGAAGAACAGTGCTTGA
- a CDS encoding RelA/SpoT domain-containing protein, which yields MQWERPRYSRKVVRRAGKLLAFEDPVPFHIDVDGHIERAADLFRELNAQVVFNNWRSAHAYPLNTFKVTLRDRARRVDQEALTAQRLKRSPSIIAKLRRFENMDLARMQDIGGCRAIVRDIPAVYQLWHAFDTGRHRHILDDFKDYIEEPKEDGYRGIHLIYKYVGRGNGSVYNGLRIEVQLRTQIQHAWATAVETVDLFTRQAIKAGQGQVQWREFFCVASEAFSVLEHSEPMPMEERSRIKALLVDLSSQLDVFNRLHRYSEAVQLVEQIKEASQYLLELDLVNDELRVRGFTAKERDKAQKEYTEAEKRLGENGDVVLVSVENVNALRKAFPNYFADTTLFIATLDEVLAWESDEVNNLLIEWLSKRPEE from the coding sequence ATGCAATGGGAAAGGCCTCGCTACAGTCGCAAAGTAGTTCGACGAGCTGGCAAACTCCTCGCCTTTGAGGACCCAGTTCCCTTCCATATTGACGTGGATGGACACATAGAACGCGCAGCCGATCTCTTTCGCGAACTTAACGCACAGGTCGTTTTCAATAACTGGCGTTCTGCGCATGCGTACCCCCTAAATACCTTCAAAGTCACTCTACGCGACAGGGCAAGGCGCGTTGACCAAGAAGCGCTCACCGCTCAGCGACTCAAACGCTCACCATCGATAATCGCAAAGCTGCGGCGATTCGAGAATATGGACCTTGCTCGTATGCAAGATATCGGAGGCTGCAGGGCAATCGTCCGAGACATCCCCGCGGTGTACCAACTGTGGCACGCGTTTGATACAGGACGGCATCGCCATATCCTTGACGACTTCAAGGACTACATAGAAGAGCCGAAGGAAGACGGCTATCGCGGCATACACCTCATATACAAGTACGTGGGTCGCGGCAACGGCAGCGTCTATAACGGACTCCGCATCGAAGTGCAGCTGCGCACCCAAATTCAGCATGCCTGGGCGACAGCTGTTGAGACTGTTGATCTATTTACAAGGCAGGCGATCAAAGCCGGTCAGGGGCAAGTGCAATGGCGAGAATTCTTTTGCGTCGCAAGTGAAGCGTTCTCAGTTTTGGAACACTCCGAGCCAATGCCAATGGAGGAGAGGTCTCGCATAAAAGCCTTGTTAGTTGACCTTTCCAGTCAACTTGACGTCTTCAATCGCCTGCATCGCTACAGTGAAGCCGTTCAGCTCGTCGAGCAGATCAAAGAAGCGAGCCAATATCTCTTGGAGCTCGATCTGGTGAACGATGAACTCCGCGTAAGGGGGTTTACCGCCAAAGAGCGTGACAAAGCGCAGAAGGAGTACACGGAGGCGGAAAAGCGCCTTGGGGAGAACGGCGACGTCGTTCTTGTATCAGTGGAAAACGTGAACGCCCTTCGCAAGGCTTTTCCGAACTACTTTGCAGACACCACTCTCTTCATAGCAACACTTGACGAAGTGCTGGCCTGGGAATCCGACGAAGTGAATAACCTCCTGATCGAATGGCTCAGTAAACGCCCTGAAGAATAA
- the serS gene encoding serine--tRNA ligase, translating to MLDPALLRSRLAETAARLKETRGFEVNVSEVERLESDRKRLATETQELQNLRNTRSKAIGMAKAKGEDVAPLMAEVAGIGDKLAANEHALARVQEALAAIALEIPNIPHESVPQGKDENDNAEILRWGTPREFAFEVKDHVDLGARHGWLDGEAGSKLSGARFTVLRGQLAHLHRALAQFMINLHTGEHAYLECNVPLLVNGETMQGTGQLPKFEEDLFATQVGDTKRYLIPTAEVALTNLVADSIVEAGELPMRLTAHSMCFRAEAGSYGRDTRGMIRQHQFEKVEMVQIASPEQSHAQLDEMVGHAEKVLQLLNLPYRKVLLCTGDMGFAAIKTYDLEVWLPSQNTYREISSCSNCGDFQARRMQARWRNPATGKPELVHTLNGSGLAVGRTLVAVMENYQNADGSISVPDVLHPYMRNLELIA from the coding sequence ATGCTGGACCCCGCACTGTTGCGCTCGCGCCTGGCCGAAACGGCCGCCCGCCTTAAGGAAACCCGTGGTTTCGAGGTCAACGTGTCCGAGGTCGAGCGCCTGGAGAGCGACCGCAAGCGGCTGGCGACCGAGACCCAGGAGCTCCAGAACCTGCGCAACACCCGCTCCAAGGCCATCGGCATGGCCAAGGCCAAGGGTGAGGACGTCGCGCCGCTGATGGCCGAAGTGGCCGGCATCGGCGACAAGCTGGCGGCCAACGAGCATGCTCTGGCCCGCGTCCAGGAAGCACTGGCGGCCATCGCGCTGGAAATCCCGAACATTCCGCACGAGTCAGTCCCGCAGGGCAAGGACGAGAACGACAACGCCGAAATCCTCCGCTGGGGCACCCCGCGCGAGTTCGCCTTCGAAGTGAAAGATCACGTTGACCTCGGCGCCCGTCACGGCTGGCTCGACGGCGAGGCCGGCTCGAAGTTGTCCGGTGCGCGATTCACCGTGCTTCGCGGCCAGCTGGCGCACCTGCATCGTGCGCTGGCGCAGTTCATGATCAACCTGCACACCGGCGAGCATGCTTACCTGGAGTGCAACGTCCCGCTGCTCGTCAATGGCGAGACCATGCAGGGCACCGGCCAGTTGCCGAAGTTCGAGGAAGACCTGTTCGCCACCCAGGTGGGCGATACCAAGCGTTACCTCATTCCCACGGCCGAAGTGGCGCTGACCAATCTCGTTGCCGACAGCATCGTCGAAGCCGGCGAACTGCCGATGCGCCTCACCGCGCATTCGATGTGCTTCCGCGCGGAAGCCGGTAGCTACGGTCGCGATACGCGCGGCATGATTCGCCAGCACCAGTTCGAAAAAGTCGAGATGGTGCAGATCGCTTCGCCCGAACAATCACACGCCCAGCTCGACGAAATGGTCGGCCACGCCGAGAAGGTGCTTCAGCTGCTGAACCTGCCGTATCGCAAAGTGTTGCTCTGCACGGGCGACATGGGCTTCGCGGCGATCAAGACGTACGACCTGGAAGTCTGGCTGCCCAGCCAGAACACCTATCGCGAAATTTCCTCGTGCTCCAACTGCGGCGACTTCCAGGCGCGCCGCATGCAGGCCCGCTGGCGCAATCCCGCCACCGGCAAGCCGGAACTGGTGCACACCCTCAACGGTTCCGGCCTGGCCGTGGGCCGCACCCTCGTCGCCGTGATGGAGAATTACCAGAACGCCGACGGTTCCATTTCGGTGCCGGACGTCCTGCATCCCTACATGCGCAATCTCGAATTGATCGCCTGA
- a CDS encoding 2-hydroxychromene-2-carboxylate isomerase: MSVIWYFDFISPFAWLQWPKIKALAQTQQVTLHPILFASVLDHVGQKGPAEIPAKREFSYRFVLWRAREAGQPLRFPPQHPFNPLASLRLSIAAGNTIEAVDAIFSWIWAQGQVADTAESLQSVAAPLGIADPVAALADPLVKQQLRENTEAAIAAGVYGVPTLSIDGQLFWGGDAHDFAMAYLRDRGLFDDSEMKRITGLPIGVARKA; this comes from the coding sequence ATGAGCGTGATCTGGTATTTCGACTTCATCTCGCCCTTTGCGTGGCTGCAATGGCCGAAGATCAAGGCGCTGGCGCAAACGCAGCAGGTGACGCTTCACCCGATCCTGTTTGCCAGCGTGCTCGATCACGTCGGTCAGAAAGGGCCCGCCGAGATCCCCGCCAAACGCGAATTCAGCTACCGCTTCGTGCTGTGGCGTGCACGCGAGGCCGGCCAACCGCTGCGCTTTCCCCCGCAGCATCCGTTCAACCCCCTGGCCTCGCTTCGGCTGAGTATTGCAGCGGGCAATACGATTGAGGCAGTCGACGCGATCTTCAGCTGGATATGGGCGCAGGGTCAGGTTGCCGATACCGCTGAGTCGCTGCAATCGGTCGCCGCCCCCTTGGGGATCGCCGATCCCGTCGCGGCGCTGGCCGACCCGCTCGTGAAGCAGCAACTGCGCGAGAACACCGAAGCGGCCATTGCCGCGGGTGTCTATGGCGTGCCCACCTTGTCCATCGATGGCCAGCTCTTCTGGGGTGGCGACGCCCACGACTTCGCGATGGCCTATCTTCGCGACCGCGGCCTGTTCGACGATTCGGAAATGAAGCGCATTACCGGACTTCCCATAGGCGTCGCTCGCAAGGCCTGA
- a CDS encoding replication-associated recombination protein A produces MSLSSSSPGLFPEPDDLKPLAERMRPRSLDEIVGQQRVLAPGKALRRALEAGRVHSMILWGPPGCGKTTLALLVARYADADFRAISAVLSGLPEVRKALAEAEANFAQGRRTVLFVDEVHRFNKAQQDAFLPHIERGVIIFVGATTENPSFELNSALLSRCRVHVLEAVSGGDIVAALRRALEDTERGLGDQQLQISDASLHLIGRAADGDVRRALTLLEIAAELAQDNTIDDATLEQVLADRTRRFDKGGEQFYDQISALHKSVRSSDPDAAIYWLCRMLDGGVDPLYLARRMTRMAVEDVGLAEPRAWRMALDAWDTYERLGSPEGELGLAQLAIWLAIAPKSNAAYKAYNQACAVVSETGTLDVPMHLRNAPTRLMKGLGYGKDYQYDHDAEGGIALGQQCLPDALDGTVFYEPVERGLELKLREKLLSLREARKQAREK; encoded by the coding sequence ATGTCCTTGAGCAGCTCCTCCCCCGGTCTCTTCCCCGAACCCGACGATCTCAAGCCTCTCGCCGAGCGCATGCGTCCGCGCAGCCTTGACGAGATTGTCGGCCAGCAGCGCGTGCTGGCGCCGGGCAAGGCCCTGCGTCGCGCGCTGGAAGCCGGGCGCGTGCATTCGATGATCCTGTGGGGGCCACCCGGTTGCGGCAAGACCACGCTGGCGTTGCTGGTGGCGCGCTACGCCGATGCCGATTTTCGCGCCATCTCCGCCGTGCTTTCCGGCCTGCCTGAGGTGCGCAAGGCGCTGGCTGAGGCTGAAGCCAATTTTGCCCAGGGTCGGCGCACCGTGCTTTTCGTCGACGAAGTGCATCGGTTCAACAAGGCCCAGCAGGATGCGTTCCTGCCGCATATCGAGCGCGGCGTGATCATCTTCGTCGGCGCCACCACCGAAAACCCGTCCTTCGAACTCAACTCCGCGTTGCTGTCGCGCTGCCGCGTGCATGTGCTCGAAGCGGTATCCGGGGGCGACATCGTTGCGGCGTTGCGGCGGGCGCTCGAAGATACCGAGCGTGGCCTGGGCGACCAGCAACTGCAGATATCTGACGCATCCCTGCACCTGATCGGTCGTGCCGCCGATGGCGATGTACGTCGTGCGCTGACCTTGCTCGAGATTGCGGCCGAGCTGGCCCAGGACAACACCATCGATGACGCCACGCTCGAACAGGTGCTGGCCGATCGCACGCGTCGTTTCGACAAGGGCGGTGAGCAGTTCTACGACCAGATCTCGGCGCTGCATAAGTCCGTCCGCTCGTCCGACCCGGATGCCGCGATCTACTGGCTGTGCCGCATGCTCGATGGCGGCGTCGATCCCCTTTATCTGGCGCGCCGCATGACGCGCATGGCGGTCGAAGACGTGGGCCTTGCCGAGCCGCGCGCCTGGCGCATGGCGCTGGATGCCTGGGATACCTACGAGCGCCTCGGTAGCCCCGAGGGCGAGCTTGGCCTGGCCCAGCTGGCGATCTGGCTGGCGATCGCGCCCAAAAGCAATGCGGCCTACAAGGCGTACAACCAGGCCTGCGCCGTCGTATCGGAAACCGGCACGCTGGACGTTCCGATGCACCTGCGCAATGCGCCGACACGCCTGATGAAGGGGCTGGGCTACGGTAAGGATTACCAGTACGACCACGACGCCGAAGGTGGTATCGCGCTGGGACAGCAATGCCTGCCCGACGCACTCGACGGCACGGTGTTTTACGAGCCTGTCGAACGTGGCCTCGAACTCAAGTTGCGCGAGAAGTTGCTGAGCCTGCGCGAAGCGCGCAAGCAGGCGCGCGAGAAATAG
- the lolA gene encoding outer membrane lipoprotein chaperone LolA, whose translation MNRFIAFTATLALTLCATAQAASGPARARLDVFAQGLHSLTGKFTQTLTDATGHPGKASSGTLALEAPRQFRWDTTTPYKQTIVADGSRVWLYDPELEQVTVRVQSTEEAHSPLTVLTDLKQMDRDFKVVEQGERDGLVWLRLTSTGKDPQFDYADLGFDANGLARMTFRDQLGAVTDIRFSAWQRNPSIPPATFNFVPPKGADVIGDAPVMQTAPLKN comes from the coding sequence ATGAACCGCTTCATCGCTTTCACTGCCACGCTCGCGCTGACGCTGTGCGCCACCGCCCAGGCCGCCAGTGGCCCGGCCCGCGCGCGGCTGGACGTCTTTGCCCAGGGCCTGCACTCGCTCACCGGCAAGTTTACCCAGACCCTGACTGACGCGACCGGCCATCCCGGCAAGGCCAGCAGCGGCACGCTGGCGCTCGAAGCGCCGCGCCAGTTCCGTTGGGACACGACCACGCCCTACAAGCAGACCATCGTGGCCGATGGCAGCCGCGTGTGGCTGTACGACCCGGAACTCGAGCAGGTCACCGTGCGCGTCCAGAGCACTGAAGAGGCCCACAGCCCGCTCACCGTGCTGACCGATCTCAAGCAGATGGATCGCGACTTCAAGGTGGTGGAGCAGGGCGAGCGCGATGGCCTGGTCTGGCTGCGTCTGACGTCGACGGGCAAGGATCCGCAGTTCGATTACGCCGACCTGGGATTCGATGCCAATGGCCTGGCCCGCATGACGTTCCGCGACCAGCTCGGGGCCGTCACCGATATCCGCTTTTCCGCCTGGCAGCGCAATCCGTCCATCCCGCCGGCCACGTTCAATTTCGTGCCGCCGAAGGGCGCCGATGTGATCGGCGATGCGCCGGTGATGCAGACGGCGCCGCTGAAGAACTGA
- a CDS encoding DNA translocase FtsK codes for MARSANVKKAKEPSGLSEELKRRLREAGALLLLPLALYLLVCLFSYNDQDPSWGHASTVDITRNFGGQVGANIANLLRYIFGLVSYCFPLLLLILGIQVLRHRGVRTVQPWEPSLRLIGFVFFFITTPALLYLNVHTPVQPQGVGGIIGKWVGDGVLHAFGDKGAPLLLLAVFLIAVTLATGLSWFKLMDVTGQGVLKIASWFGGKLREAPEVLAARQARAEREVVKKTEAVKQARREPVRIEPQPAPVVKSERAKVETQIPLFTGASSPGELPPLSLLDEAPPQGPGYSEETLEVLSRQVELKLKDFRIEAKVVGVYPGPVITRFELEPAAGVRGSQVSSLDKDIARGLSVVSVRVVDVIPGKNVIGLEIPNSKKQIVYLSEILRSDKYDQLKSPLSLALGKDIAGRPAVADLAKMPHLLVAGTTGSGKSVAVNAMVLSLLYKASAKDVRMIMIDPKMLELSVYEGIPHLLAPVVTDMKEAANALRWCVAEMERRYKLMAAVGVRNLAGFNKKVRDAENSGQPLLDPLFRPNPEMPNLAAEPLEPLPYIVVIIDEFADMMMIVGKKVEELIARLAQKARAAGVHLVLATQRPSVDVITGLIKANIPTRIAFQVSSKIDSRTILDQSGAETLLGHGDMLYLPPGTATPDRVHGAFVDDHEVHNVVNWLRSQGAPQYIEGVLEEVQATSDGKFINDAGLPQDGEEGGDADAQLYDKAVRIVTESRRASISGVQRHLRIGYNRAARLIEQMEQDGVVSAPQHNGNREVLAPPPPKH; via the coding sequence GTGGCGCGTAGCGCGAACGTCAAGAAAGCCAAGGAACCGAGCGGCCTCAGCGAGGAGCTCAAGCGCCGCCTGCGTGAAGCCGGTGCGTTGCTGTTGCTGCCGCTGGCGCTTTATCTGCTGGTCTGCCTGTTCAGCTACAACGACCAGGACCCCAGCTGGGGTCATGCAAGCACGGTCGATATCACCCGCAATTTCGGCGGGCAGGTGGGCGCGAATATCGCGAACCTGCTGCGCTACATCTTTGGCCTGGTGTCGTACTGTTTTCCGTTGCTGCTGCTGATCCTGGGCATCCAGGTGCTGCGCCATCGCGGCGTGCGCACCGTGCAGCCCTGGGAGCCGTCGCTGCGCCTGATTGGCTTCGTGTTCTTCTTCATCACCACGCCGGCGTTGCTTTATCTCAACGTCCACACGCCCGTGCAGCCGCAGGGCGTGGGCGGCATTATCGGCAAATGGGTCGGTGATGGCGTGCTGCATGCGTTCGGCGACAAGGGTGCGCCGTTGCTGTTGCTGGCGGTGTTCCTGATTGCCGTGACGCTGGCAACGGGTCTGTCCTGGTTCAAGCTGATGGATGTCACGGGCCAGGGCGTGCTGAAGATCGCCAGCTGGTTCGGCGGCAAGTTGCGCGAGGCACCCGAAGTGCTGGCTGCGCGCCAGGCCCGTGCCGAGCGCGAAGTGGTCAAGAAAACCGAGGCCGTCAAGCAGGCCAGGCGCGAGCCGGTGCGCATCGAGCCGCAGCCGGCGCCGGTGGTGAAGAGCGAGCGCGCCAAGGTCGAAACGCAGATTCCTCTGTTCACCGGTGCCTCCTCGCCGGGCGAACTGCCGCCGCTTTCTCTGCTGGATGAAGCACCGCCGCAGGGCCCGGGCTATTCGGAAGAGACGCTCGAAGTGCTCTCGCGCCAGGTCGAGCTGAAGCTAAAGGATTTCCGCATCGAGGCGAAGGTCGTCGGCGTCTATCCCGGCCCGGTGATCACCCGCTTCGAGCTGGAGCCCGCCGCGGGTGTGCGCGGCTCGCAGGTGTCGAGCCTGGACAAGGACATTGCGCGTGGCCTCTCCGTGGTCAGCGTGCGCGTGGTGGACGTGATTCCGGGCAAGAACGTCATCGGCCTGGAAATCCCGAACAGCAAGAAGCAGATCGTGTATCTGTCGGAGATCCTGCGTTCGGACAAGTACGACCAGCTCAAGTCACCGCTCTCGCTGGCGCTGGGCAAGGACATTGCCGGACGTCCGGCGGTGGCCGATCTGGCCAAGATGCCGCATTTGCTCGTGGCCGGTACCACCGGTTCGGGTAAGTCCGTGGCGGTGAACGCCATGGTGCTGAGCCTGCTCTACAAGGCCAGCGCCAAGGACGTGCGCATGATCATGATCGATCCGAAGATGCTGGAGCTTTCGGTTTACGAAGGCATTCCGCATCTGCTGGCGCCGGTCGTCACCGATATGAAGGAAGCCGCCAACGCGCTGCGCTGGTGCGTGGCCGAGATGGAGCGCCGCTACAAGCTGATGGCGGCCGTGGGTGTGCGTAACCTGGCCGGCTTCAACAAGAAGGTGCGCGACGCGGAGAATTCGGGCCAGCCCTTGCTCGATCCGCTGTTCCGCCCGAATCCCGAGATGCCCAATCTCGCTGCCGAGCCGCTGGAGCCCTTGCCGTACATCGTCGTGATCATCGACGAGTTCGCCGACATGATGATGATCGTCGGCAAGAAGGTGGAAGAACTCATCGCCCGCCTGGCGCAGAAGGCCCGTGCGGCCGGCGTGCACCTGGTGCTGGCGACGCAGCGCCCGTCCGTGGATGTGATCACCGGCCTGATCAAGGCCAATATCCCCACGCGCATCGCGTTCCAGGTCTCGAGCAAGATCGACTCGCGCACCATCCTCGACCAGTCCGGCGCCGAAACCCTGCTGGGCCACGGCGACATGCTTTACCTGCCCCCTGGCACCGCCACGCCTGACCGCGTGCATGGTGCCTTCGTGGACGATCACGAGGTGCACAACGTGGTCAACTGGCTGCGTTCCCAGGGCGCGCCGCAGTACATCGAGGGCGTGCTGGAAGAAGTGCAGGCCACGTCGGACGGGAAGTTCATCAACGACGCCGGACTGCCGCAGGATGGCGAAGAAGGCGGCGATGCCGACGCCCAGCTTTACGACAAGGCCGTGCGCATCGTGACCGAAAGCCGTCGCGCCTCGATTTCCGGCGTCCAGCGCCATCTGCGCATCGGCTACAACCGCGCCGCCCGCCTCATCGAGCAGATGGAGCAGGACGGCGTGGTGAGCGCGCCGCAGCACAATGGCAATCGCGAAGTGCTTGCACCCCCTCCACCGAAGCATTGA
- the ald gene encoding alanine dehydrogenase gives MRIGIPSETKTLEGRVALVPAAAADLVRRGHEVFIQAGAGLKSGFSDEAYAKVGVKVVPDAAALYDAGELIVKVKEPIAGDLALLKKHHLLFCYLHLAAEPDLTKTLLDIGLTGVAFESVEENGNLPLLLPMSVIAGRIATQMGTTLLHRPQGGKGKLLGGMASTPRGKVVVLGAGAAGGNAAALAAAAGANVVVFDKRQDRLAEMMAMGPNVTALYAYESSVAEEVQDADIVVGAVLIPSAKAPRVVTEEMVKTMEKGSVLVDISIDQGGCFETSRPTTWKEPTYDVHGVTHFCVTNMPGAVPQTSSVAISAAILPYVQRLAAGNEWREFKPLNGGINVDAGQLVHPALKGMF, from the coding sequence ATGCGTATTGGTATTCCGTCTGAAACCAAGACCCTCGAAGGTCGCGTTGCCCTGGTTCCCGCTGCTGCCGCCGATCTGGTCCGCCGCGGCCACGAGGTGTTCATCCAGGCTGGCGCCGGTCTCAAGAGCGGCTTCTCCGATGAGGCCTATGCCAAGGTTGGCGTGAAGGTGGTTCCCGATGCCGCGGCGCTGTATGACGCCGGCGAGCTGATCGTCAAGGTGAAGGAGCCGATTGCCGGCGACCTCGCCCTCCTCAAGAAGCATCACCTGCTGTTCTGCTACCTGCATCTTGCCGCCGAGCCGGATCTCACCAAGACACTGCTCGACATCGGCCTGACCGGCGTGGCGTTCGAGTCGGTGGAAGAAAACGGCAACCTGCCGCTGCTGCTGCCGATGTCCGTCATCGCCGGCCGCATTGCAACGCAGATGGGCACCACGCTCCTGCATCGTCCGCAGGGTGGCAAGGGCAAGCTGCTGGGCGGCATGGCTTCGACGCCGCGTGGCAAGGTCGTCGTGCTCGGCGCCGGCGCCGCCGGTGGCAACGCTGCCGCGCTCGCCGCTGCGGCCGGTGCCAACGTGGTCGTGTTCGACAAGCGTCAGGATCGCCTGGCCGAAATGATGGCCATGGGTCCGAACGTCACCGCGCTGTACGCCTATGAGTCGTCGGTGGCCGAGGAAGTGCAGGACGCTGACATCGTGGTCGGTGCCGTGCTGATCCCCAGCGCCAAGGCGCCGCGCGTTGTCACCGAAGAAATGGTCAAGACCATGGAGAAGGGCAGCGTGCTGGTGGACATCTCCATCGACCAGGGCGGTTGCTTCGAAACCTCGCGTCCGACCACCTGGAAGGAGCCGACCTACGACGTTCACGGCGTGACGCACTTCTGCGTGACCAACATGCCGGGCGCCGTGCCGCAGACCTCGTCGGTGGCCATCTCCGCCGCCATCCTGCCGTACGTGCAGCGCCTTGCCGCCGGTAACGAATGGCGCGAGTTCAAGCCGCTCAACGGCGGCATCAACGTCGACGCCGGTCAGCTCGTTCATCCGGCACTCAAGGGCATGTTCTGA
- the trxB gene encoding thioredoxin-disulfide reductase, with protein MTASTKHSRLLILGSGPAGYTAAVYAARANLKPTLITGLQQGGQLMTTTDVDNWPGDVEGLQGPALMQRMAEHAERFHTEMIFDHIHSVDLQQRPFRLKGDSGEYTADALIISTGATAKYLGIASEEHFKGKGVSACATCDGFFFREQEVVVVGGGNTAVEEALYLSNICSKVTLVHRRDKLRAEKIMQDKLFEKAAAGKIELVWNHTIDEVLGDNMGVTGVRVKEVNTGVTRDIAATGFFVAIGHTPNTGIFEGQVEMHDGYLKIRSGQTGMATMTSVPGVFAAGDVADHVYRQAITSAGFGCMAALDAERWLDQQGPAS; from the coding sequence ATGACCGCCTCCACCAAACACAGCCGCCTGCTCATCCTTGGTTCCGGCCCCGCCGGCTATACCGCCGCTGTGTATGCCGCCCGCGCCAACCTGAAGCCGACGCTGATCACCGGCCTGCAGCAGGGTGGCCAGCTGATGACCACCACCGACGTGGACAACTGGCCGGGTGACGTGGAAGGTCTGCAGGGGCCGGCGCTGATGCAGCGCATGGCCGAGCACGCCGAGCGTTTCCACACGGAAATGATCTTCGACCACATCCATTCGGTGGATCTGCAGCAGCGCCCGTTCCGTCTGAAGGGCGACTCGGGCGAGTACACCGCCGACGCGCTGATCATCTCGACCGGCGCCACGGCCAAGTACCTGGGCATCGCCAGCGAAGAGCACTTCAAGGGCAAGGGCGTGTCGGCCTGCGCCACCTGTGACGGATTCTTCTTCCGCGAACAGGAAGTGGTCGTGGTCGGTGGCGGCAATACCGCCGTCGAAGAAGCCCTGTACCTGTCCAACATCTGCAGCAAGGTCACCCTGGTGCATCGCCGCGACAAGCTGCGCGCCGAAAAGATCATGCAGGACAAGCTGTTCGAGAAGGCCGCCGCCGGCAAGATTGAACTGGTGTGGAACCACACCATCGACGAAGTGCTCGGCGACAATATGGGCGTCACCGGCGTGCGCGTGAAGGAAGTGAACACCGGCGTGACGCGTGACATCGCCGCCACCGGCTTCTTCGTGGCCATCGGTCACACGCCGAACACCGGCATCTTCGAGGGCCAGGTGGAAATGCACGACGGCTACCTGAAGATCCGCAGCGGCCAGACCGGCATGGCGACGATGACCTCGGTGCCGGGCGTGTTCGCCGCCGGCGACGTGGCCGATCACGTGTATCGCCAGGCCATTACGTCGGCGGGTTTCGGCTGCATGGCCGCCCTCGACGCCGAGCGCTGGCTCGACCAGCAGGGCCCGGCGAGCTAA
- a CDS encoding DsbA family protein, whose translation MSSHHATLHYIHDPLCGWCYAAQPLVSAAMRQLGARVDLILHAGGLFAEPRTLDHELGEHIAHSDERIAQLSGQFFGKPYLEGLLADPTTVLFSLPPITAILAARSIDASLAYPMLVAIQAAHYQRGLRVVDPDILVEMAEELAIDGDTFRQSYARVRSTDLLEHIEASRRLLNEVHGHGFPTLVLEVHGKRQVLPHHLDYGKPEAFVERLAARLPAVH comes from the coding sequence ATGTCGTCGCATCACGCAACGCTGCATTACATCCACGACCCGCTGTGCGGTTGGTGTTACGCCGCGCAGCCTTTGGTGAGCGCGGCCATGCGGCAGCTGGGTGCGCGAGTTGACCTGATACTGCATGCCGGCGGCCTTTTCGCCGAGCCCCGTACGCTCGATCACGAACTGGGCGAGCACATCGCCCATTCCGACGAGCGCATCGCGCAGCTCAGCGGGCAGTTCTTCGGCAAGCCTTATCTCGAGGGCCTGCTCGCCGACCCAACGACGGTGCTGTTCTCCCTGCCACCCATCACGGCCATCCTTGCCGCACGGTCGATCGATGCGTCTCTGGCCTATCCGATGCTGGTCGCGATCCAGGCGGCGCATTACCAGCGGGGCCTGCGCGTGGTCGATCCGGACATTCTGGTGGAGATGGCAGAAGAACTGGCCATCGATGGCGACACGTTCCGCCAGTCGTATGCGCGCGTGCGCAGCACTGATCTGCTCGAACATATCGAAGCCAGCCGCCGCCTGCTCAACGAAGTGCATGGCCACGGCTTTCCCACTCTGGTGCTCGAAGTCCACGGCAAGCGACAGGTGCTGCCGCATCATCTCGATTACGGCAAGCCCGAAGCCTTCGTGGAGCGTCTCGCGGCACGCTTGCCTGCGGTCCATTGA